The following proteins are co-located in the Dromiciops gliroides isolate mDroGli1 chromosome 2, mDroGli1.pri, whole genome shotgun sequence genome:
- the CTXN2 gene encoding cortexin-2: MMTSIHHSNGPASMSVNKVSAFSLTLEQKTGFAFVGILCIFLGLLIIRCFKILLDPYSSMPSSTWEDEVEEFDKGTFEYALA, encoded by the coding sequence ATGATGACTAGTATCCACCACAGCAACGGACCAGCAAGCATGAGTGTCAATAAAGTTTCAGCTTTCTCATTGACATTGGAACAAAAGACAGGCTTTGCGTTTGTGGGGATTCTGTGCATTTTCTTGGGCCTTCTTATTATTAGATGCTTCAAAATCCTGCTGGACCCCTACAGTAGTATGCCTTCCTCCACTTGGGAAGATGAAGTGGAAGAGTTTGATAAGGGAACCTTTGAATATGCACTTGCATGA